The following DNA comes from Pseudomonas triticicola.
CGCCGGCTGAGCAACACCTCGCAGCAGACCTTGCTGGAAACCTTCAACGACAATCTGAGCCTGCCGGTACGCCTGCGCGATACCGTCGAGCGCGTGCGCATCGAGCGCCGGTTGCGTGAGTTGACCACGGAACTGGAAAACGGCGAGATCCACTCCGAGCAACCTCTTGAAGAACAGATGCATGCCTTGACGCAACTGCCGGGCTGGCCGACTGACCGATACCTTGAGGTCATCGGTCATGAGGGAGACGTCGAAACCACTTACCCAGCAAACACCACGCTCGACGATACCCTGGGAGTGCCGGTCACCCAAGGCCAGTTGGCACTCGGGCGCTTGCTGCAAACCGTCATCGATGGCCTCTACGAGCATGAAGTCGAGGCCTTGCTCGGCGGCAAAGTCGCGAAAAGCACGCAAGCCCCTGGGCTGGCAAGAAAACTGGGTGCTGCGCTCAAATCCGATTACCGCGCGGCGTTCGAGCGGATGTACAAGCGCTATGACCACAGTGACGCGCAGGATCTGGGCAAATTACGCCAGGTCTTCGCCGACATTTCGGCGCGCCATGGTCAAAGGCTGATCGACCGCGCTTCGACTGTCGAGCGCCTGCACTTGCGCTCGACCGGGAGCGCGCCCTTGCGGCTGGGACAGCGGGCTCGGGCCGGTATTGCCGAGGTGCGGCTTGACCGGGCGCTGAGCGGGTTGCACTGGTCGTGGCTGGCCAATGCCGACACCGACAGCCTGGCCCTGAAATTACTGCCGCGCCTGAGCGGCTGGAACACGCAGCTGCGTCTGCAAATGCGCGACAAGGCCTTGACCGGACCGATGCTCGAAGACATCGGCGATGCGTCGGCGACTTCGGAAAATACCGGTTATCTGGTGAAAACCACGCAGGGCTATGAGGCGTTTGGCGGCGACAAAAAATCCTTGGGCAAGGTGGCATCCGGCCCCGACGCTTTGTACACGGCCATCCTCAAGGCATTGCCGCCACGTCAGCGGGCAGCACTCGGGTTTGCCGATACCGGACAGGTCAGTACGCAACAGTTACGCAAAAAGCTGCTCAACGTTGCCCTCGACGAACGCGAGGTCACTGCGCGGGCATTGCGCGGCGGCATTACGGAATCACTTCCCGTCGAGCCGGCCTGTGTGCAAGGCGATCAGGTCCCCGCGCCAGCTCATTCACGCACACTGCTGCGCAAAGCGCGCAGGCTTTATCCGCGTCTGAGCGAGCCGCAGCTCAATCAATTGCTCAACGAACTGGGTGATGATCCGTTGAGCCGTGCGACCCGGATCAAAGCCCTGCGTCAGGATCTGCAAACCCTGCGTGACGCGCTGTTTGTCTGGAGCGAAGATGGTGCCGCGCTGCGAGCCATGGGGGGCGATCTGGCTGAAGCGCGGCACAGTCGGAAAATGGCCGCCGAGCTGATCGAAGAAGCGTTTCGACGCTTTCATTGGGCCACCAACGAAGAGGGAAAGAATCTCTGTACCCTCGACCTTGACGGCATGCGCATCGGTAAGGTGCCGACGTTACCGTCGTCGGTGAGCTTCGACCATGTCGAGCAATTGTCGATGCGGAACATGGCGCTGGGTGATGATGTTGCGTACTTCCTCAAGACCTTCAAACAGCTCGATTCGCTGGAACTGGGCAGCAACGCGATCACCCGGCTGCCTGAAATGTTGTCGCACATGCCGCGTCTGCAACGGCTGAGCCTGGCAAACAATCAGCTCAAGCTCACCGAGCAGACCCTGGCGAAGCTGAACAGGTTGAGCACTCTGCGCTACCTGAATCTGGACAAGAATCCGTTGGGCGCCACCCCGGATTTCAGCCGAATGTCGCAACTGCGTCGCTTGTCGCTGAACGATACCGGCATCACCGAACTGCCAGGAGGCCTTGATCATTCTGCGCACATTGAACTGATGGATCTGAGCGCCAACAAAATCACAGAACTGCCTGAGTGGTTGTTCGAGAAATCACGCCGTTTCACCGGCGCACTCAAGTTGGGACTCAATCCCTTTTCCGAAACGACCAAAACGCATCTGGAGAATTATCGCGATAATTTCGGCATCGGTATGGACTATGTCGCCGATGACATCGCACGGATGAACGAGCAAACGGCGCGCTCGCTCTGGTTGACCAAGGTCAGTGGCGAAGAGTGGGCAGAGCAGTCGCGCATCTGGGCGGCATTGCGTAGCGATCAGACGGCCGATGGCTTGTTCACTTTGCTGGCGCAACTGGGCGATACGGCGGACGGCAAACTGGGCAGCGCTGACATGCAGCGACGTGTCTGGGCGGTACTGAAGGCGGCGGAAGCTGACGAGCCGCTGGGTCGTCAACTGCTCGACATCGCGGCCGATCCGCTTCACTGCACCGATAACGCGGCGCTGGTTTTCAGTCGCCTTGAAGTCGCAGTGGAAGTCGAGCGGGTGAGCCGCGCCGCAAGCGGCCGAAGGGTTACTGCCAAGGCGCTGTTGGAACTGGGCCGCAGCCTGTTCCGGCTGGACAAGCTGGAAGACATCGCCCGGGAGCATTCGCTCCGGGTGCCAAAGGTCGATGCGCTGGAAATGAACCTGGCTTACCGCATCGGCCTCACCGATGCGCTGGGGCTGCGCGGTCAACCGAAAGATATGCTGTTCAGTGCCCAGAGTGGCGTGACGGCCGCGGATCTTGAGGTGGCAAAAAATCGCGTCATGAGCGCCGAACTTTCCCCGCAATGGCTGGAATACATGCAGGGGCGCACGTTCTGGCGTGACTATCTGCGACGCACATTTGTCCGCAAGTTTGCGCTGATCGATGACCTGTACGACCCACAGATGAGCGCACTGTTCGACAAGAAGGACACGCTGCCCTCTGGCGATTATTTGAGTCAGAACCAGGCACTCAAGCTGGAAAAGGACCAGGCTGAAGACGTGCTGTTCAAGAGCCTGACGGAAGACGCGATACGGCTGATGGATCTGGGCATTTGTGCAATGCCCGATACGTGAAATTCACTTGCCGCGAATCAACTGCCGTAAGGCGAAACGATTGGGGTGGCAGGCTTCGGCCACGCTGCGCGGCAATGGCAGCGGCTCGTTGTCCAGCCATGCGGCAAGCAGTTCGCCGGACAGCGGCGCGGTGATCAGCCCGCGAGAACCATGGCCGCTGTTGACGTACAGGCCATCGAGCCACGGGCAGGGGATGTCCGGGACTTGCCGGGCGTCCTTGCTCAACGCCGCGTAAGTCTGGACAAAGGCTGCGCGGTCGGCGAGCGGGCCAACAATCGGCAGGTAATCGGGGCTGGTGCAGCGGAAAGCTGCCCGGCCCTCAAGGTTCTCAAGCGGCTGCTCGCTGATGTTCAGGCGGGTCAGCAGGTCGCTGGATATTTCTTCGAGCATCGCCAGATTGCCTTGGTGCTCGGCAGTCGTGGGCGTCAGATCGTCGCTGTTGAAGTCGAAACTCGCGCCCAGGGTGTGCTCGCCCAGACGCGCCGGGGCGACATAGCCTTCGGCGCACACCACGGTGGCCAGCGCATGACTTTCTGCGGTTTCAGGCAGACGCGTGATCTGCCCGCGAATGCGCTTGAGCGGCAATTCGGCACTCTGGGCAAAACGTTTGATTTCGGCAGCTCCGGCCAGGATCACCACTGGCGCACTGGCGAGCAGACGCTCGCCGTCGAACGCTTGCCACTGGTCAGGGACTTTGCGCAGTTCCAAAGCTTCGTGATGGCTGAGCAATTCAATGTTGGCGTGCATCGCCTGGGCCTGACACAGCGCTGGCGGATGCACCCAGCCGCCTTCGGGGTAAAACAAGCCGCCGTGGGCCACGCCGACACCGGCGCGAGCCTGCGCTTGCGGCTGTTCCAGCCACTGCAAGAGATCTTCAGGAAACGCCGCCGCCAGTTGCCCGTGGCGCTCGGCTTCCTTGGCATTGAACGCCAATTGCAGCACGCCGCAGTCATCCCAGTCGCTGCCGCGTTGCAGGCTTTCCAGCAGGCGCCGGGTGTAGCCGAAGCCGCTGACGATCAACTGCGACAACGCCGTGCCATGGGCGGACAACTTGAGATAGAGCACGCCTTGCGGGTTGCCGGACGCTTCCTGCGCCACCGCCGCGTGACGCTCGAGCAGACTCACCTGCCAGCCGCGCGCCGCCAGACTCGACGCCGTCGCGCAGCCAGCCAGACCGGCGCCGATCACCAGCGCCCGGCGCTCACCGCGCAACGGAGCAGGGCGGGCGAACCAGGGTTTAACCGGCATTGGCGCCGTCACCTCGGCGGGCCAGCCGAGAAATTCGCCACGCAGGATTTCCCACTTGTGGCCAATGCCCGGCGTGCGCTTCATCTTGAACCCGGCAGCGTTGAGCAGACGCCTTACCCAACCGGTGCTGGTGAAGGTGCTGA
Coding sequences within:
- the mnmC gene encoding bifunctional tRNA (5-methylaminomethyl-2-thiouridine)(34)-methyltransferase MnmD/FAD-dependent 5-carboxymethylaminomethyl-2-thiouridine(34) oxidoreductase MnmC, with protein sequence MKAEMPHAQLDWDDQGRPRSRVFDDVYFSDQSGLEETRYVFLEQNRLAERFAALPANGRLVIGETGFGTGLNFLCAWQLFEQHAVAGARLHFVSVEKYPLAPADLRRALALWPELKPLADQLLRHYVAIHQGFQRITLANGRVTLTLLIGDALEQLPQLDAQIDAWFLDGFAPAKNPDMWTAELFVELARLAAPGSTISTFTSTGWVRRLLNAAGFKMKRTPGIGHKWEILRGEFLGWPAEVTAPMPVKPWFARPAPLRGERRALVIGAGLAGCATASSLAARGWQVSLLERHAAVAQEASGNPQGVLYLKLSAHGTALSQLIVSGFGYTRRLLESLQRGSDWDDCGVLQLAFNAKEAERHGQLAAAFPEDLLQWLEQPQAQARAGVGVAHGGLFYPEGGWVHPPALCQAQAMHANIELLSHHEALELRKVPDQWQAFDGERLLASAPVVILAGAAEIKRFAQSAELPLKRIRGQITRLPETAESHALATVVCAEGYVAPARLGEHTLGASFDFNSDDLTPTTAEHQGNLAMLEEISSDLLTRLNISEQPLENLEGRAAFRCTSPDYLPIVGPLADRAAFVQTYAALSKDARQVPDIPCPWLDGLYVNSGHGSRGLITAPLSGELLAAWLDNEPLPLPRSVAEACHPNRFALRQLIRGK
- a CDS encoding NEL-type E3 ubiquitin ligase domain-containing protein; this translates as MLNQDKTNPQIQASVLSTLYAATGDLDTAESLEKSLPAHLLTASATTLNKLDEINRELHTLQVKVDKDLTWLKPLHSFCISELNAALNEKWPAVYDVSEDLLSLPGVDCGCDVKATEQADIGLVKHATQSLLQAAMQNFSADEEQADGFPAGSLVRIKSVPAGVEDLTPAAFAALCRKLDLGKKYQEHLQQVFGLREDCGKVVAISAMTRDIAALKQSLLELDAHLAELKGDITAAGLRMLQDLMLAGGVASAQHLRYGKDPMIMQGIRILDSCVWGVVVFSKRSVEQHPEDGCMVYMPGEPERAVYEYPSFNAFKRYLAQQLTSTEYQGYFAGSLDEDDKADFFKALAEKPDLGVVEQWPINVPLFDFMVQSHVGKLQIDARKLAVPTADIDEEIRQKRLLDFVQRGVTVASVAGLFVPVLGQLMMGVAVGQLLGEVYDGVEDWRRGDHQEALSHLLSVVENIALMGVFAGGQKALGTLGKKLLRAHPEFFAQFTAILGRAAKPRLWKSDLSPYEHALPAGFTIGAGSKEFYQIGNKTIGRLEHRLLAGNFDIDTQHWRLEHPVRAQAYAPELIRHVEGGWRFPAEQPEEWGSSAYTLKRIDPQLSEFADSDLDILRRLSNTSQQTLLETFNDNLSLPVRLRDTVERVRIERRLRELTTELENGEIHSEQPLEEQMHALTQLPGWPTDRYLEVIGHEGDVETTYPANTTLDDTLGVPVTQGQLALGRLLQTVIDGLYEHEVEALLGGKVAKSTQAPGLARKLGAALKSDYRAAFERMYKRYDHSDAQDLGKLRQVFADISARHGQRLIDRASTVERLHLRSTGSAPLRLGQRARAGIAEVRLDRALSGLHWSWLANADTDSLALKLLPRLSGWNTQLRLQMRDKALTGPMLEDIGDASATSENTGYLVKTTQGYEAFGGDKKSLGKVASGPDALYTAILKALPPRQRAALGFADTGQVSTQQLRKKLLNVALDEREVTARALRGGITESLPVEPACVQGDQVPAPAHSRTLLRKARRLYPRLSEPQLNQLLNELGDDPLSRATRIKALRQDLQTLRDALFVWSEDGAALRAMGGDLAEARHSRKMAAELIEEAFRRFHWATNEEGKNLCTLDLDGMRIGKVPTLPSSVSFDHVEQLSMRNMALGDDVAYFLKTFKQLDSLELGSNAITRLPEMLSHMPRLQRLSLANNQLKLTEQTLAKLNRLSTLRYLNLDKNPLGATPDFSRMSQLRRLSLNDTGITELPGGLDHSAHIELMDLSANKITELPEWLFEKSRRFTGALKLGLNPFSETTKTHLENYRDNFGIGMDYVADDIARMNEQTARSLWLTKVSGEEWAEQSRIWAALRSDQTADGLFTLLAQLGDTADGKLGSADMQRRVWAVLKAAEADEPLGRQLLDIAADPLHCTDNAALVFSRLEVAVEVERVSRAASGRRVTAKALLELGRSLFRLDKLEDIAREHSLRVPKVDALEMNLAYRIGLTDALGLRGQPKDMLFSAQSGVTAADLEVAKNRVMSAELSPQWLEYMQGRTFWRDYLRRTFVRKFALIDDLYDPQMSALFDKKDTLPSGDYLSQNQALKLEKDQAEDVLFKSLTEDAIRLMDLGICAMPDT